The proteins below come from a single Triplophysa rosa linkage group LG12, Trosa_1v2, whole genome shotgun sequence genomic window:
- the LOC130562629 gene encoding extracellular calcium-sensing receptor-like yields the protein MARLSATLLTFCLLLSIGVHSQSQSKDKCTYQGDEDTLSFYQGGDVVLGGLFPLHFSPVSSDLSFRTKPKPTEYKFFTPRALRWMQTMIFAVEEINQQQDLLPNLSLGYHIRDSCDDIPVSVKRSLLLVNGQPERGREGQDCQDTQKQPSPVIVGDAASGISMTVLRTLGSFKIPLVSYFASCSCLSNKREFPAFMRTMPSDVFQIKALVKLVHYFQWTWVGVIGVYFDYARFAIQLFLKESERFNICPAYVHFYPVALVQDAVKELVDILKSSSATVILNFSGESEMHSILKECRRQNVTHLQWIASEAWATSQVLWEDFCDFLKGTLGFAIRRADIPNLGSYLKTVNVPVAQTFHFLSDFWEETFHCRIKGSLNTHVHGEDAQNWPPCNGSESLDDVYTTYSDVSQLRVSYNVYKAVYLIAHALHVMSTCIPGKGPFQNGTCGSLNPILPWQLLYYMKRTNFRTLGEEVRFDDNGDPIASYDLMNWQRGSDGSLQLVKLGFYDASLEEDKDLIIDEPIINWHRGEKAPESLCSKSCLPGSRKARQKGKPICCFDCIPCADGEISNQTDSIDCLTCSKETWPNQAQDQCIPKTLEFLSFQEPLGIVLWSVSALGAFTTLAVLGVFIKYRKTPVIRGNNMELSLLLLLFLSACFLISLTFIGKPTDWLCRIRYPAFGISFALCISCILAKTVVVLMAFRATLPGSDVMKWFGPAQQRSSVILCTCVQALICIIWLTTKPPFASHNTKFMSATLIVECTVGSEVGFWCVLGYIGFLACLCFLLAFLARKLPDNFNEAKFITFSMLIFFAVWITFIPVYVSTRGKYTVAVHVFAILASAFGLLLCIFAPKCYIVLLKPEKNDKKNMMKK from the exons ATGGCACGGCTTTCTGCAACTCTGCTCACATTTTGCCTTCTGCTGTCTATCGGTGTGCACAGTCAGTCTCAAAGCAAAGACAAGTGCACGTATCAGGGAGATGAGGATACTCTCAGCTTTTACCAGGGGGGAGATGTCGTTTTGGGGGGGCTTTTTCCACTGCATTTCAGCCCTGTATCATCAGATTTATCATTCAGGACCAAGCCAAAGCCAACAGAATATAAATT CTTTACCCCTCGAGCACTGAGGTGGATGCAGACGATGATATTTGCTGTTGAAGAAATAAACCAGCAGCAGGACTTATTGCCAAATCTATCGCTTGGTTACCACATCAGAGATAGCTGTGATGACATACCTGTATCTGTTAAAAGATCTCTCCTCCTGGTCAATGGACAGccagagagaggcagagagggACAAGACTGTCAAGACACACAAAAGCAGCCCAGTCCTGTGATTGTGGGAGATGCTGCATCAGGAATATCCATGACTGTTTTGAGAACTCTGGGCTCCTTCAAAATACCTTTG GTGAGCTACTTTGCATCCTGCTCCTGTCTCAGTAACAAGAGAGAGTTTCCAGCGTTCATGAGGACAATGCCAAGTGATGTCTTTCAAATAAAGGCTCTAGTAAAACTGGTCCATTATTTTCAATGGACATGGGTCGGGGTGATTGGTGTGTATTTTGACTATGCTCGCTTTGCCATTCAGCTCTTCCTGAAAGAATCAGAAAGATTTAATATTTGTCCTGCTTATGTTCACTTTTATCCTGTTGCGCTGGTTCAAGATGCAGTAAAGGAGCTTGTGGACATTTTAAAATCCTCTTCTGCCACAGTCATACTAAACTTCTCTGGAGAATCAGAAATGCATAGTATCCTAAAAGAGTGCAGACGACAAAATGTGACACATCTTCAGTGGATTGCTAGTGAGGCCTGGGCCACATCACAAGTTCTTTGGGaggatttttgtgattttttaaagggaACATTGGGTTTTGCCATAAGAAGGGCTGATATTCCAAATCTTGGCAGTTACCTCAAAACTGTAAATGTTCCAGTTGCACAAACTTTCCATTTTCTTTCTGATTTTTGGGAAGAGACTTTCCATTGTCGGATAAAGGGGTCTTTAAATACTCATGTACATGGAGAGGATGCTCAGAACTGGCCACCCTGCAATGGCAGTGAGAGTCTGGATGATGTGTACACTACTTATTCAGATGTTTCACAACTCAGAGTCTCTTACAATGTTTACAAAGCTGTATATCTCATAGCTCATGCACTACATGTCATGAGCACATGTATCCCAGGAAAGGGCCCTTTTCAGAACGGGACATGCGGGAGTCTAAATCCCATTCTGCCATGGCAG CTTCTGTACTACATGAAGCGAACAAATTTCAGAACATTAGGGGAAGAGGTGAGATTTGATGACAATGGTGACCCAATTGCATCCTATGATCTGATGAACTGGCAAAGAGGATCTGACGGCTCCCTTCAGCTGGTGAAGCTGGGTTTCTATGATGCATCCCTGGAAGAGGACAAGGACCTAATAATAGATGAGCCAATAATTAATTGGCACAGAGGAGAGAAG GCACCAGAATCACTGTGCAGTAAAAGCTGTCTGCCAGGCTCCAGGAAGGCCAGGCAAAAAGGAAAGCCAATCTGCTGCTTTGACTGTATACCATGTGCAGATGGAGAAATCAGTAATCAAACAG ACTCAATAGATTGCCTGACATGTTCAAAGGAGACATGGCCAAACCAAGCCCAAGACCAGTGCATTCCCAAGACTTTAGAGTTTTTGTCTTTCCAGGAGCCCTTGGGAATAGTTCTGTGGTCAGTTTCAGCACTCGGGGCCTTTACAACATTAGCAGTGCTTGGTGTGTTTATAAAGTACAGAAAGACCCCAGTCATACGAGGGAATAATATGGAACTAAGTTTGCTTCTCCTCCTGTTCCTCTCCGCATGTTTTCTGATAAGTCTGACATTTATAGGAAAGCCCACTGACTGGCTATGCCGGATTCGGTATCCAGCTTTTGGAATCAGCTTTGCTCTCTGTATCTCATGCATTCTGGCAAaaactgttgttgttttaatggCATTCAGGGCCACTCTCCCTGGCAGTGATGTCATGAAATGGTTTGGTCCTGCTCAACAACGATCAAGTGTAATCTTGTGCACTTGTGTACAAGCACTTATTTGCATTATATGGTTAACAACCAAACCACCATTTGCTTCGCATAACACCAAGTTCATGAGTGCAACTTTAATTGTTGAATGTACGGTAGGATCTGAAGTTGGATTTTGGTGTGTATTAGGATATATTGGATTCCTGGCTTGCTTGTGTTTCTTACTGGCATTTTTGGCCAGAAAACTACCAGATAACTTTAACGAGGCTAAATTCATCACATTCAGCATGCTGATATTTTTTGCTGTCTGGATTACCTTCATTCCAGTTTATGTGAGCACACGTGGAAAGTATACGGTCGCTGTCCATGTCTTCGCTATTCTAGCATCTGCCTTTGGTCTCCTGCTGTGTATATTTGCTCCTAAATGTTATATTGTATTACTGAAAcctgaaaaaaatgacaaaaagaatATGATGAAAAAATAA
- the LOC130562628 gene encoding extracellular calcium-sensing receptor-like, translating to MARLCVTLLTFCLMLCIVVQSQSKTKDMCIYQGDEDIHSFYQGGDVVLGGLFPLHSSPIALISSFRTKPKPTEYKFFTSRALRWMQTMIFAVEEINQQQDLLPNLSLGYHIRDSCDDIPVSVKRSLLLVNGQPERGREGQDCQDTQKQPSPVIVGDAASGISMTVLRTLGSFKIPLVSYFASCSCLSNKREFPAFMRTMPSDVFQIKALVKLVHYFQWTWVGVIGVNNDYARFAIQLFLKESERFNICPAYVHFYPVAPIKDAVEELVNILKASSATVIINFSVESYLHSILMECRRQNVTHLQWIASEAWATSQGLWEDFSDLLKGTLGFAIRRADIPNLGSYLKTVNVPVAQTFHFRSEFWEETFHCRIKGSLNTHVHGEDAQNWPPCNGSESLDDVYTTYSDVSQLRVSYNVYKAVYLIAHALHVMSTCIPGKGPFQNGTCGSLNPILPWQLLYYMKRTHFRTLGEEVRFDDNGDPIASYDLMNWQRGSDGSLQLVKLGFYDASLEEDKDLIIDEPIIMWHRGEKAPESLCSKSCLPGSRKARQKGKPICCFDCIPCAEGEISNQTDSIDCLTCSKETWPNQAQDQCIPKTLEFLSFQEPLGIVLWSVSALGAFTTLAVLGVFTKYRKTPVIRGNNMELSFLLLFFLCACFLIGLTFIGKPTDWLCRIRYPAFGISFALCISCILAKTVVVLMAFRATLPGSDVMKWFGPAQQRSSVILCTCVQALICIIWLTTKPPFASHNTKFMSATLIVECTVGSEVGFWCVLGYIGFLACLCFLLAFLARKLPDNFNEAKFITFSMLIFFAVWITFIPVYVSTRGKYTVAVHVFAILASAFGLLLCIFAPKCYIVLLKPEKNDKRSMMKK from the exons ATGGCGCGGCTCTGTGTAACTCTGCTCACATTTTGCCTAATGCTCTGTATTGTTGTGCAGAGTCAGTCTAAAACAAAGGACATGTGTATTTACCAGGGAGATGAGGATATTCACAGCTTTTACCAGGGGGGAGATGTTGTTCTGGGGGGGCTTTTTCCTTTACATTCCAGCCCTATtgcattgatttcttctttcagGACCAAACCAAAGCCAACAGAGTATAAATT CTTCACCTCTCGAGCACTGAGGTGGATGCAGACGATGATATTTGCTGTTGAAGAAATAAACCAGCAGCAGGACTTATTGCCAAATCTGTCTCTGGGCTACCACATCAGAGATAGCTGTGATGACATACCTGTGTCTGTTAAAAGATCTCTCCTCCTGGTCAATGGACAGccagagagaggcagagagggACAAGACTGTCAAGACACACAAAAGCAGCCCAGTCCTGTGATTGTGGGAGATGCTGCATCAGGAATATCCATGACTGTTTTGAGAACTCTGGGCTCCTTCAAAATACCTTTG GTGAGCTACTTTGCATCCTGCTCCTGTCTCAGTAACAAGAGAGAGTTTCCAGCGTTCATGAGGACAATGCCAAGTGATGTCTTTCAAATAAAGGCTCTAGTAAAACTGGTCCATTATTTTCAATGGACATGGGTCGGGGTGATCGGTGTGAATAATGACTATGCTCGCTTTGCCATTCAGCTCTTCCTGAAAGAATCAGAAAGATTTAATATCTGTCCTGCTTATGTTCACTTTTATCCTGTAGCACCGATCAAAGATGCTGTGGAGGAGCTCGTGAACATTTTAAAAGCCTCTTCTGCCACAGTTATAATAAACTTCTCTGTGGAATCATATTTGCATAGTATCCTAATGGAGTGCAGACGACAAAATGTGACACATCTTCAGTGGATTGCTAGTGAGGCCTGGGCCACATCACAAGGTCTTTGGGAGGATTTTAGTGACTTATTAAAGGGAACATTGGGGTTTGCCATAAGAAGGGCTGATATTCCAAATCTTGGCAGTTACCTCAAAACAGTAAATGTTCCAGTTGCACAAACTTTCCATTTTCGTTCTGAGTTTTGGGAAGAGACTTTCCATTGTCGGATAAAGGGGTCTTTAAATACTCATGTACATGGAGAGGATGCTCAGAACTGGCCACCCTGCAATGGCAGTGAGAGTCTGGATGATGTGTACACCACTTATTCAGATGTTTCACAACTCAGAGTCTCTTACAATGTTTACAAAGCTGTATATCTCATAGCTCATGCACTACATGTCATGAGCACATGTATCCCAGGAAAGGGCCCTTTTCAGAATGGGACATGTGGGAGTCTAAATCCCATTCTGCCATGGCAG CTTCTGTACTACATGAAACGAACACATTTCAGAACATTAGGGGAAGAGGTGAGATTTGATGACAATGGTGACCCAATTGCATCCTATGATCTGATGAACTGGCAAAGAGGATCTGACGGCTCCCTTCAGCTGGTGAAGCTGGGTTTCTATGATGCATCCCTGGAAGAGGACAAGGACCTAATAATAGATGAGCCAATAATTATGTGGCACAGAGGAGAGAAG GCACCAGAATCACTGTGCAGTAAAAGCTGTCTGCCAGGCTCCAGGAAGGCCAGGCAAAAAGGAAAGCCAATCTGCTGCTTTGACTGTATACCATGTGCAGAAGGAGAAATCAGTAATCAAACAG ACTCAATAGATTGCCTGACATGTTCAAAGGAGACATGGCCAAACCAAGCCCAAGACCAGTGCATTCCCAAGACTTTAGAGTTTTTGTCTTTCCAGGAGCCCTTGGGAATAGTTCTGTGGTCAGTTTCAGCACTCGGGGCCTTTACAACATTAGCAGTGCTTGGTGTGTTTACAAAGTACAGAAAGACCCCAGTCATACGAGGGAATAACATGGAACTAAGTTTCCTTCTTCTGTTTTTCCTCTGTGCATGTTTTCTAATCGGACTGACATTTATAGGAAAGCCCACTGACTGGCTATGCCGGATTCGGTATCCAGCTTTTGGAATCAGCTTTGCTCTCTGTATCTCATGCATTCTGGCAAaaactgttgttgttttaatggCATTCAGGGCCACTCTCCCTGGCAGTGATGTCATGAAATGGTTTGGTCCTGCTCAACAACGATCAAGTGTAATCTTGTGCACTTGTGTACAAGCACTTATTTGCATTATATGGTTAACAACCAAACCACCATTTGCTTCGCATAACACCAAGTTCATGAGTGCAACTTTAATTGTTGAATGTACGGTAGGATCTGAAGTTGGATTTTGGTGTGTATTAGGATATATTGGATTCCTGGCTTGCTTGTGTTTCTTACTGGCATTTTTGGCCAGAAAACTACCAGATAACTTTAACGAGGCTAAATTCATCACATTCAGCATGCTGATATTTTTTGCTGTCTGGATTACCTTCATTCCAGTTTATGTGAGCACACGTGGAAAGTATACGGTCGCTGTCCATGTCTTCGCTATTCTAGCATCTGCCTTTGGTCTCCTGCTGTGTATATTTGCTCCTAAATGTTATATTGTGTTACTGAAAcctgaaaaaaatgacaaaagaagtATGATGAAGAAATaa
- the LOC130562630 gene encoding extracellular calcium-sensing receptor-like, with protein MAQLYSTLLTFCLLLSIGVHSQPQSKDKCTYQGDEDTLSFYQEGDVVLGGLFPMHFSPVSSDLSFRTKPKPKTYKFFTPRALRWMQTMIFAVNEINQRKDLLSNLSLGYHIKDSGDDIPISIKRSLLLVNGQPERGREGQDCQDTQKQPSPVIVGEASSGISMAVLRTLGSFKIPVVSYFASCSCLSNKREFPAFMRTMPSDAFQIKALVKLFHYFQWTWVGVTGVDTDYARFAIQHFLKESEKFYICPAYVLLYPVALTQHAVEEFVNILKASSATVILNFSVESYLHGILKECRRQNVTHLQWIASEAWATSKDLWEDFGDLLQGTLGFAIRRAEITHLGSYLRRLSVPVAQTSHFLSEFWEETFHCRIKGSLNTHVHREDAQNWPPCNSSESLDDVYTTYSDVSQLRVSYNVYKAVYLIAHALHIMSTCIPGKGPFQNGTCGSLNPILPWQLLYYMKRTHFTTLGEEVRFDDNGDPIASYDLMNWQRGSDGSLQLVKLGFYDASLEEDKDLIIDEPIIMWHRGEKAPESLCSKSCLPGSRKARQKGKPICCFDCIPCADGEISNQTDSIDCLTCSKETWPNQAQDQCIPKTLEFLSFQEPLGIVLWSVSALGAFTTLAVLGVFIKYRKTPVIRGNNMELSLLLLLFLSACFLISLTFIGKPTDWLCRIRYPAFGISFALCISCILAKTVVVLMAFRATLPGSDVMKWFGPAQQRSSVILCTCVQSLICIIWLTTKPPFASHNTKFMSATLIVECSVGSEVGFWCVLGYIGFFAFLCFLLAFLARKLPDNFNEAKFITFSMLIFFAVWITFIPVYVSTRGKYTVAVHVFAILASAFGLLLCIFAPKCYIVLLKPEKNDKRSMMKK; from the exons ATGGCACAACTCTATTCAACTCTGCTCACATTTTGCCTTCTGCTGTCTATCGGTGTGCATAGTCAGCCTCAAAGCAAAGACAAGTGCACGTATCAGGGAGATGAGGATACTCTTAGCTTTTACCAAGAGGGAGATGTCGTTTTGGGGGGGCTTTTTCCAATGCATTTTAGCCCTGTATCATCGGATTTATCATTTAGGACCAAACCGAAGCCAAAAACATATAAATT CTTTACCCCTCGAGCACTGAGGTGGATGCAGACAATGATTTTTGCTGTGAACGAAATAAACCAGCGGAAAGACCTCTTGTCAAATCTGTCTCTGGGCTACCACATCAAAGACAGTGGTGATGACATACCTATATCTATAAAAAGATCTCTTCTCCTGGTCAATGGACAGccagagagaggcagagagggACAAGACTGTCAAGACACACAAAAGCAGCCCAGTCCTGTGATTGTAGGGGAGGCTTCATCAGGAATATCTATGGCTGTTTTGAGAACTCTTGGCTCCTTCAAAATACCTGTG GTGAGCTACTTTGCATCCTGCTCCTGTCTCAGTAACAAGAGAGAGTTTCCAGCGTTCATGAGGACAATGCCAAGTGATGCTTTTCAGATTAAGGCTTTGGTAAAGCTTTTCCATTATTTTCAATGGACATGGGTTGGGGTAACCGGCGTGGATACAGATTATGCTCGCTTTGCCATTCAGCACTTTCTGAAGGAGTCAGAAAAATTTTATATTTGTCCTGCTTATGTTCTCCTTTATCCTGTTGCATTGACCCAACATGCAGTGGAGGAGTTTGTGAACATTTTAAAAGCCTCTTCTGCCACAGTCATACTAAACTTCTCTGTAGAATCATATCTGCATGGCATCCTTAAAGAGTGCAGACGACAAAATGTGACACATCTTCAATGGATTGCTAGTGAGGCCTGGGCCACATCAAAAGACCTGTGGGAAGATTTTGGTGATCTGTTACAGGGGACACTGGGATTTGCCATACGAAGGGCTGAAATTACACATCTTGGCAGTTACCTAAGAAGATTAAGTGTTCCAGTTGCACAAACATCCCATTTTCTCTCTGAGTTTTGGGAAGAGACTTTCCATTGTCGGATAAAGGGGTCTTTAAATACTCATGTACACAGAGAGGATGCTCAGAACTGGCCACCCTGCAATAGCAGTGAGAGTCTGGATGATGTGTACACCACTTATTCAGATGTTTCACAACTCAGAGTCTCTTACAATGTTTACAAAGCTGTATATCTCATAGCTCATGCACTACATATCATGAGCACATGTATCCCAGGAAAGGGCCCTTTTCAGAACGGGACATGCGGGAGTCTAAATCCCATTCTGCCATGGCAG CTTCTGTACTACATGAAACGAACACATTTCACAACATTAGGGGAAGAGGTGAGATTTGATGACAATGGTGACCCAATTGCATCCTATGATCTGATGAACTGGCAAAGAGGATCTGACGGCTCCCTTCAGCTGGTGAAGCTGGGTTTCTATGATGCATCCCTGGAAGAGGACAAGGACCTAATAATAGATGAGCCAATAATTATGTGGCACAGAGGAGAGAAG GCACCAGAATCACTGTGCAGTAAAAGCTGTCTGCCAGGCTCCAGGAAGGCCAGGCAAAAAGGAAAGCCAATCTGCTGCTTTGACTGTATACCATGTGCAGATGGAGAAATCAGTAATCAAACAG ACTCAATAGATTGCCTGACATGTTCAAAGGAGACATGGCCAAACCAAGCCCAAGACCAGTGCATTCCCAAGACTTTAGAGTTTTTGTCTTTCCAGGAGCCCTTGGGAATAGTTCTGTGGTCAGTTTCAGCACTCGGGGCCTTTACAACATTAGCAGTGCTTGGTGTGTTTATAAAGTACAGAAAGACCCCAGTCATACGAGGGAATAATATGGAACTAAGTTTGCTTCTCCTCCTGTTCCTCTCCGCATGTTTTCTGATAAGTCTGACATTTATAGGAAAGCCCACTGACTGGCTATGCCGGATTCGGTATCCAGCTTTTGGAATCAGCTTTGCTCTCTGTATCTCATGCATTCTGGCAAaaactgttgttgttttaatggCATTCAGGGCCACTCTCCCTGGCAGTGATGTCATGAAATGGTTTGGTCCTGCTCAACAACGATCAAGTGTAATCTTGTGCACTTGTGTTCAATCACTTATTTGCATTATATGGTTAACAACCAAACCACCATTTGCTTCGCATAACACCAAGTTCATGAGTGCAACTTTAATTGTTGAATGTTCTGTAGGATCTGAAGTTGGATTTTGGTGTGTATTAGGATATATTGGTTTCTTtgcttttttgtgtttcttacTGGCATTTTTGGCCAGAAAACTACCAGATAACTTTAACGAGGCTAAATTCATCACATTCAGCATGCTGATATTTTTTGCTGTCTGGATTACCTTCATTCCAGTTTATGTGAGCACACGTGGAAAGTATACGGTCGCTGTCCATGTCTTCGCTATTCTAGCATCTGCCTTTGGTCTCCTGCTGTGTATATTTGCTCCTAAATGTTATATTGTATTACTGAAAcctgaaaaaaatgacaaaaggagTATGATGAAGAAATAG
- the LOC130562635 gene encoding extracellular calcium-sensing receptor-like: MTTGDFTIGGIFPLHYRVELPPTDYIKRPLAAQCQGFDPRAFRWALTMKLAVEQINHRKDLLPNRTLAYKIFDSCATPVTAQKAVLAVLNGHDIVSAFICSKTGNLLGLVGESGSSQSIVVSRTLQPFRIPMISYFSTCSCLSDRKQFPTFFRVIPNDDYQVKAIAQLLKKFGWTWIGVVTEDHDYGKFALQGLKREIENTDICLAYHEMIPKDYTREKVLRILKVMKESTAKVVVVFSGEGEFYPFLREFMIQNITGIQWIASEAWVTASILAESYPFLHGTTGFAIRQGHIPGLEDYLKTVNPEEYPSNPQVQELWEALYGCSPSISLNSHLPSCTGKETLREEHSAYMNTSSPRVSYNVYKAVYAFAHSLHNLIHCTPGNGLFENFSCADFNNVFPWQLQHYLQEVSFSVSGEEVNFDIKGDSIPSYDLINWQRHTNGDIQFIKVGLYDTAQHAGKELVIEEQAIMWSNQHNKVPVSVCSNSCTPGFRKAVRRGQPLCCFDCVPCDIGKISNQTDSIDCLSCPEDYWSNMNRTMCVPKVVEFLSHDAMGITLTVIAVVGAFLTITVLLIFLYNRGTPIVRVNNSELSFFILLSLTLCFLCALVFIGEPTSWSCMLRHTAFSITFSLCISCILGKTLVVLAAFTATRPGNNIMKWLGPTQQRIIIFSCTLVQVLICTAWLVVSPPFPYRNTKYQQSKIILDCSVGSDMAFWCVLGYIGLLACVCFFLAFLARKLPGNFNEAKYITFSMLIFCAVWLAFVPAYVSSPGKFTTAVEIFAILASSFGLLLCLFAPKCYIILLKPEKNTKQHLMGKVAK, translated from the exons ATGACTACTGGAGACTTCACAATAGGAGGGATTTTTCCTTTGCATTATAGAGTAGAGCTTCCTCCAACAGACTACATAAAGAGACCCTTAGCAGCACAGTGTCAAGG GTTTGATCCAAGGGCCTTCCGCTGGGCTCTCACAATGAAGCTTGCAGTGGAACAGATAAACCACAGAAAAGACCTCCTGCCCAACCGTACTCTGGCCTACAAAATATTTGACTCCTGCGCCACTCCTGTGACAGCTCAGAAAGCAGTCCTGGCCGTACTGAACGGGCATGATATTGTTTCAGCTTTTATTTGTTCTAAAACTGGTAATTTATTAGGATTAGTAGGGGAATCTGGTTCCTCACAGTCCATTGTTGTCTCTAGAACTCTGCAGCCTTTCAGAATACCAATG ATAAGCTACTTCTCAACCTGCTCTTGTCTAAGCGACCGAAAGCAGTTCCCAACATTTTTCCGAGTGATACCCAATGATGATTACCAGGTCAAAGCTATAGCACAGCTCTTAAAGAAGTTCGGCTGGACATGGATTGGCGTGGTCACTGAAGATCATGACTACGGCAAGTTTGCTTTACAGGGCTTGAAACGAGAAATTGAAAACACTGACATTTGTTTAGCTTATCATGAAATGATCCCAAAAGACTACACCCGAGAAAAAGTCCTTAGGATTTTAAAAGTAATGAAAGAATCCACAGCTAAGGTTGTAGTTGTTTTTTCAGGAGAGGGTGAATTTTATCCATTCTTGAGAGAGTTTATGATTCAGAATATCACAGGAATTCAATGGATTGCAAGTGAGGCTTGGGTTACAGCCTCCATTTTAGCAGAATCCTATCCATTCTTACACGGCACAACTGGGTTTGCGATTCGTCAAGGACACATTCCAGGTTTGGAGGATTATCTCAAAACAGTGAATCCAGAAGAATATCCGTCTAACCCTCAGGTTCAGGAGCTTTGGGAAGCTCTCTACGGCTGTTCTCCTTCTATCAGTTTAAACAGTCATCTGCCCTCCTGTACAGGGAAAGAGACGCTCAGAGAAGAGCATTCTGCATACATGAACACATCTAGCCCTCGTGTCAGCTATAATGTGTATAAAGCGGTGTACGCCTTTGCTCATTCTCTACATAATCTCATTCACTGTACACCTGGAAATGGACTGTTTGAGAATTTCTCATGTGCAGATTTCAACAATGTGTTTCCATGGCAg CTACAGCATTATTTACAGGAAGTGTCCTTCTCTGTTTCTGGAGAAGAAGTTAATTTTGATATCAAGGGGGATTCAATTCCATCATATGATTTGATAAACTGGCAAAGACACACAAATGGAGATATTCAGTTTATTAAAGTGGGTCTCTATGACACAGCACAGCATGCTGGGAAAGAACTGGTGATTGAGGAGCAGGCCATCATGTGGTCTAACCAACACAATAAG GTGCCTGTATCTGTGTGCAGCAACAGCTGTACTCCAGGATTTAGGAAGGCTGTCCGTCGTGGGCAGCCTCTGTGCTGCTTTGACTGTGTTCCATGTGATATTGGCAAAATCAGTAATCAAACAG ATTCAATAGATTGCCTGTCATGCCCTGAAGATTACTGGTCCAATATGAACAGAACAATGTGTGTGCCGAAGGTAGTTGAGTTTCTCTCCCATGATGCAATGGGAATCACCCTGACTGTGATAGCTGTTGTGGGAGCGTTTCTTACTATCACAGTGCTCTTGATATTTTTGTACAACAGAGGAACGCCTATAGTCCGAGTGAATAACTCAGAGCTCAGTTTCTTCATCCTGTTATCTTTGactctgtgttttctgtgtgcttTGGTGTTCATTGGAGAACCCACATCCTGGTCCTGCATGCTCAGACACACTGCCTTCAGCATCACCTTCTCTCTCTGCATCTCCTGCATCCTGGGAAAGACTTTAGTGGTATTAGCAGCGTTCACAGCTACTCGACCTGGAAACAATATCATGAAATGGTTGGGCCCCACACAGCAGAGAATCATCATCTTCAGCTGCACTTTAGTTCAAGTGTTGATATGTACTGCCTGGCTTGTAGTGTCCCCACCGTTCCCCTATAGAAACACTAAATATCAACAGTCTAAGATCATCCTGGATTGCAGTGTTGGCTCTGATATGGCCTTCTGGTGTGTGCTGGGATATATCGGCCTCCTGGCCTGTGTTTGCTTTTTTCTGGCTTTTTTGGCTCGAAAGTTGCCGGGCAATTTTAATGAGGCCAAGTACATCACTTTCAGCATGCTTATTTTTTGTGCTGTGTGGTTGGCTTTTGTACCTGCATATGTCAGTTCACCTGGAAAATTCACAACAGCTGTAGAGATTTTCGCTATTTTAGCTTCAAGTTTTGGTCTGCTGCTCTGCTTATTTGCTCCAAAATGCTACATAATTTTACTAAAGCCTGAAAAAAACACCAAGCAGCATTTAATGGGAAAAgtagcaaaataa